In Butyricicoccus intestinisimiae, the DNA window CTGCTCCAAGCCGCGCACATAGGCTTCGTACCGCTCCGGATCGTAGTCACACGGGACGGTCGGAATGCCGAAAATTTCGCACAGCCGCAGCTGTTCAGATAATCTGTGCTGGTATTCTTCCTCAGGATAGATGTTGGGATTGTAATAAAACAGCGTGATGTCAAAATATTTGGACAGATATTCCATGACATAGCTGCTGCACGGGCCGCAGCAGCTGTGCAGGGCGAGACGCGGCCGATCAGTCAGCTTGCTGATGATGCGATCCAGCTGCTTTTGATAATTGATTTTTTGCTTGTTCTCCATAGACAAAACTCCTATCTGGCATACAATCGGTATCTCTATTGTAGCACACAAACGCAAAATGTAAATAAATTGTGTCAGCCCTTGACATGCAGGCAGAAACTACTATAATAAATACAAAATCATTGTTTGCAAGTGTGCCGGATGCGTCTGCGCAGAAGGCATTTTTTTTCACGAAGCATTAGCACTCGGTACAATTGAGTGCTAAAATCGGCGGACGGAAAGGGAGGCATCTAGTATGCTAGTCATTCCTGTATATGATTTGGCACTCCTGCCGGGAGCCAGTCTGTACTTAAAAAAAGAATATTATGAGGAGCTTGCGGGAAAGCAGGCGGAGCAGGGCGCAAGCGTTATTTTTCTGATGCTCAAGCAGCACAAGCAGCGTCCGGACATCAAGCCGGAGGACATTTATCCGATTGCGGTCACGGGCGTGGTGGAGTCGGTCGACGAGGATGGAACCGTCAATGTTCGCGCGCTGGCGCGTGTGCGTCTGAGCCAGGCGGACTTGGAAGCCAACCTCGTACAATTTGTCGAATGCACCGAAATTCAGGATTTGACGCCGGCGGAGGTCGAGGAGCGGTTTAAGCGCGTCCGCGGTGCAATGTTGAAATTCAGCAATCAGTTCCAGTGGGGCGTGATTGCGCGGCAGTACATTCTGAATTGGCATTCGCTTCCAGAGATGGTGACGGCGCTGTCCAGTCAGCTCAATATCTCCAGCGAGGAGAAATATCAGATGCTGGAGACCGATGTGCTGTCTCAGCGCATGGAACTGATGGAAAAAGCCATGTATGAGATGATTGAGGTCAACCGCGTCAGCGGCGAAGCCCAGCAGGCGGTCTCAAAGTCCAACGAAATGGTTTACCGCGAAGAAGCCATCAAACGGCAGATTGAATTTTTGCAAAAACAGCTGGATGACATGCATCCGGAAAACGTTTCGGATATCCGGAAGTTCGAACAGGCCATTGCGCAGTCCGGCATGAACGACATCGCGGAAAAAGAGGCGCGAAAAGTTCTCAACCGCATGAAGCAGGAGGGCCAAAACGGTCATGAATACGGCTTGCTGTATGATTATTTGGACTTTGTCACGGGCTTGGCGTGGAAAAAGGCGCCGTTTGAACGCATCGCGCTGGATCGGGCGGAAGAAATCCTCGATGAAGACCATTACGGCCTGAAAAAAGCCAAAAAGCGCATCATTCAGCAAATTGCCGTGATGGCGCTCAATCAAAAGCAGGCGGGCTCAATTTTGCTGTTTGTCGGTGCGCCGGGCACGGGCAAGACCAGCATTGGCCAGAGCATTGCCAGAGCGCTTAAGCGTCCGTATGCGCGTGTCAGTCTCGGCGGCGTGCGCGATGAAGCGGAAATTCGCGGACACAGACGCACCTATGTCGGCGCGATGCCGGGCAGAATCATGGACGGCATTCGGCGCAGCGGCGCATCCAATCCGGTTGTAGTGCTGGACGAGGTAG includes these proteins:
- a CDS encoding epoxyqueuosine reductase QueH — encoded protein: MENKQKINYQKQLDRIISKLTDRPRLALHSCCGPCSSYVMEYLSKYFDITLFYYNPNIYPEEEYQHRLSEQLRLCEIFGIPTVPCDYDPERYEAYVRGLEQEPEGGARCTKCFELRLDYTAAKAKALGFSLLTTTLTISPHKNAPLINTIGENIAKKHDMTWLPGDFKKKEGYKRSIALCKQYDVYRQNYCGCKYSIWEEE
- the lon gene encoding endopeptidase La is translated as MLVIPVYDLALLPGASLYLKKEYYEELAGKQAEQGASVIFLMLKQHKQRPDIKPEDIYPIAVTGVVESVDEDGTVNVRALARVRLSQADLEANLVQFVECTEIQDLTPAEVEERFKRVRGAMLKFSNQFQWGVIARQYILNWHSLPEMVTALSSQLNISSEEKYQMLETDVLSQRMELMEKAMYEMIEVNRVSGEAQQAVSKSNEMVYREEAIKRQIEFLQKQLDDMHPENVSDIRKFEQAIAQSGMNDIAEKEARKVLNRMKQEGQNGHEYGLLYDYLDFVTGLAWKKAPFERIALDRAEEILDEDHYGLKKAKKRIIQQIAVMALNQKQAGSILLFVGAPGTGKTSIGQSIARALKRPYARVSLGGVRDEAEIRGHRRTYVGAMPGRIMDGIRRSGASNPVVVLDEVDKLGKDYNGDPSSALLEVLDPEQNSTFTDHYMNVPYDLSDVLFICTANSLDTIPEPLLNRMEVIQFQGYTASEKLQIAKKHLLPRAMESAGIAPQQLHISDGALRKIISDYTMESGVRGLKKRIDTLCRSAAVKLVKGENTAVTVGTRQLKEMLDRKPMRHDTAMKTGVPGVVTGLAWTQAGGDILFLETMFTKGEGKIHITGQLGDVMKESVQVAISLVKSMYPDKADMFKEYDLHVHVPDGAVPKDGPSAGITLTTALASLVTGKAVEPTVAMTGEVSLRGGVMPIGGLPEKLMAAVRAGIRTVMIPKDNEEDLEDVAEEVKRQLTIVPVSSVSQVLEKTGLR